In Mastigocladopsis repens PCC 10914, a single window of DNA contains:
- a CDS encoding ribonuclease Z — protein sequence MQITFLGTSSGVPTRSRNVSSVALRLPQRAQMWLFDCGEGTQHQILRSDLKSSQLSRIFITHLHGDHIFGLMGLLASCGLAGNVQRVDIYGPPGLNEYLQLASRYSHTHFSYPVKVHVVQPGVVYEDDEFTVTCGPLHHRVTSFGYRICEKDRPGRFDVEKAKALQIPPGRIYGQLKRGEVVTLADGRVINGKELCGPTEIGRKIAYCTDTIYCDGAVELAQDTDVLIHEATFAHQDADMAFQRLHSTTTMAAQTALAAGAHKLIMTHFSPRYAPGNVIELKDLLEEARAIFPYTDMAYDFMTYDVPRRRDKELNKTEAVV from the coding sequence GTGCAGATAACATTTCTAGGGACAAGTTCCGGTGTACCTACGCGATCGCGCAATGTTTCCAGTGTCGCTCTAAGATTACCACAACGAGCTCAGATGTGGTTATTCGATTGTGGCGAAGGTACTCAGCATCAAATTTTGCGGAGTGACCTAAAAAGCAGCCAACTCTCCCGAATTTTTATCACCCATCTGCACGGCGACCATATATTTGGCTTGATGGGTCTTCTTGCTAGTTGCGGTTTAGCTGGAAATGTACAACGCGTTGATATTTATGGTCCACCTGGATTAAATGAGTACCTGCAACTTGCCTCGCGCTACTCCCATACCCACTTTTCCTATCCTGTTAAAGTTCACGTCGTACAACCAGGGGTGGTTTACGAAGATGATGAATTCACTGTCACCTGTGGTCCTTTGCATCATCGCGTGACCAGCTTTGGCTACCGGATTTGTGAGAAAGACCGACCAGGACGTTTTGATGTAGAAAAAGCTAAGGCGTTGCAAATTCCTCCTGGTCGTATTTACGGTCAACTCAAACGTGGTGAAGTCGTGACCCTTGCTGATGGGCGAGTGATTAACGGTAAGGAACTATGTGGACCCACGGAAATTGGACGCAAAATTGCCTATTGTACAGACACAATTTATTGTGATGGTGCGGTGGAATTAGCGCAGGATACAGATGTGTTAATTCACGAAGCAACTTTTGCCCATCAAGATGCAGATATGGCTTTTCAAAGGTTGCATTCCACAACCACAATGGCAGCGCAAACGGCTTTAGCCGCTGGAGCACATAAACTGATCATGACACATTTTAGTCCCCGCTATGCTCCTGGAAATGTAATAGAGTTGAAGGATTTGCTTGAAGAAGCTCGTGCTATTTTTCCCTACACAGACATGGCATATGATTTTATGACTTATGACGTACCAAGGCGGCGGGATAAGGAGTTAAATAAGACGGAGGCTGTAGTTTAA
- the cobU gene encoding bifunctional adenosylcobinamide kinase/adenosylcobinamide-phosphate guanylyltransferase translates to MSKVILVTGPARSGKSEWAEILAMQSQKEVIYVATAVESSDDKEWQQRIQQHKRRRPQDWVTLEMPYELSAALADAKPNICLLVDSLGTWVANLLEQDELTWQNIVQEFLETVQLVAADIIFVAEETGWGVVPAYPTGRTFRDRLGQLVRQLGVICQEVYLVTGGHVLNLSMLGSPLPSPRE, encoded by the coding sequence TTGAGTAAAGTCATATTAGTGACCGGACCAGCACGCTCTGGCAAAAGCGAATGGGCAGAAATCCTGGCAATGCAGTCACAAAAAGAGGTTATTTATGTGGCAACGGCAGTGGAAAGCTCAGATGATAAGGAATGGCAGCAACGTATTCAACAACATAAACGACGCCGTCCTCAAGATTGGGTGACATTAGAAATGCCATATGAATTGTCTGCTGCTCTTGCTGACGCTAAACCAAACATCTGCCTTTTGGTAGATTCTTTAGGCACTTGGGTGGCAAATCTTTTGGAACAAGACGAGTTGACCTGGCAAAACATCGTCCAAGAGTTCTTAGAAACAGTCCAGTTAGTTGCTGCCGATATAATTTTTGTAGCTGAAGAAACTGGTTGGGGCGTCGTCCCAGCTTATCCTACTGGTCGAACCTTCCGCGATCGCCTAGGTCAGTTGGTGCGTCAGTTGGGAGTTATCTGCCAAGAAGTTTACTTGGTCACTGGGGGTCACGTTCTCAATTTGAGTATGCTGGGTTCCCCTTTGCCAAGCCCAAGAGAGTAG
- a CDS encoding glycosyltransferase — MPNTQISAIICTHNRDTYLGAAIDSLLAQDFVGDFEVVVVDNGSSDRTREVVEHRSHNPRLKYVFEPAIGLSVARNTGARVASSEILAYLDDDAEANSNWLQVLYSAYQDNPKLVIAGGKVTLLWPEGIQPPPWLSTGLAANLGAYDLGESIVYIDNPGQTPRGLNYSIRRSFLEEIGGFDIHLGRVGTKLLSNEELQMTELALQRGMQVAYLPNALVAHNVAPERLKRSWFFNRGWWQGISECYREQLAGKAGLGQLQRGSERFLRGLYKTLQYFSDPAERFDKLVYAYGQIGYLNAAIQGLLFKSQKE, encoded by the coding sequence ATGCCAAACACGCAAATCTCTGCCATTATCTGCACTCACAATCGAGATACTTATTTAGGCGCTGCTATAGATAGCCTTTTGGCGCAGGATTTTGTCGGTGACTTTGAAGTCGTGGTCGTGGATAATGGGTCGAGCGATCGCACTCGCGAAGTTGTAGAACATAGAAGCCACAATCCTCGCCTTAAGTATGTCTTTGAACCAGCCATTGGCTTATCTGTTGCCCGCAACACTGGCGCGAGAGTTGCTAGTTCTGAAATTTTGGCATATCTTGATGACGATGCAGAGGCAAACTCCAACTGGTTACAGGTTTTGTACTCGGCTTATCAAGATAACCCTAAACTCGTGATTGCGGGTGGCAAAGTGACTCTATTATGGCCCGAAGGAATTCAACCCCCACCTTGGCTATCAACGGGATTAGCTGCCAATTTAGGGGCATATGACTTAGGCGAGAGTATTGTCTACATCGACAACCCAGGACAAACCCCCAGAGGTTTGAACTACTCTATACGCCGCAGCTTTCTTGAAGAAATAGGGGGTTTTGATATCCATCTTGGTCGAGTAGGTACAAAATTATTGTCAAATGAAGAACTGCAAATGACCGAACTTGCCCTCCAACGGGGAATGCAAGTTGCTTATCTTCCCAACGCCCTTGTTGCTCACAATGTCGCCCCAGAACGCCTCAAACGCTCCTGGTTTTTCAACCGAGGTTGGTGGCAAGGTATTAGTGAGTGCTATCGGGAACAACTTGCCGGCAAAGCTGGTTTAGGTCAATTGCAGCGTGGCAGTGAACGGTTTTTGCGTGGCTTGTATAAAACACTACAGTATTTTAGTGACCCGGCGGAACGCTTTGATAAACTTGTGTATGCATATGGTCAAATTGGTTACTTAAATGCCGCTATTCAGGGTCTTCTGTTCAAGTCTCAGAAAGAATAA
- a CDS encoding glycosyltransferase family 2 protein encodes MSSKLPVSVLIPAKNEQANLPACLTSVQRADEVFIVDSQSSDKSVEIAKSYGANVVQFYFNGRWPKKKNWSLENLPFRNEWVLIVDCDERITPELWDEIAQAIQNPEYNGYYLNRQVFFLGTWIRHGGKYPDWNLRLFKHKKGRYENLNTEDIPNTGDNEVHEHVILDGKVGYLKNDMIHEDFRDLYHWIERHNRYSNWEARVYLNLLTGKDDSGTIGANPFGDAVQRKRFLKKLWVRLPFKPFLRFVLFYIIQRGFLDGKAGYIYARLLSQYEYQIGVKLYELRKYGGQLNTTSTSTSTPVAEKPSLSQEVGQTVL; translated from the coding sequence ATGTCTTCCAAATTACCAGTTTCCGTACTCATTCCGGCAAAAAACGAACAAGCAAACTTGCCTGCTTGTCTGACAAGCGTCCAAAGAGCTGATGAAGTGTTTATTGTAGATTCTCAAAGTAGTGACAAAAGCGTCGAAATTGCTAAAAGTTACGGTGCAAATGTCGTGCAATTCTACTTTAATGGACGCTGGCCTAAAAAGAAAAATTGGTCTCTAGAAAACTTACCTTTCCGCAACGAATGGGTGTTAATTGTTGATTGCGATGAGCGCATTACACCCGAACTATGGGATGAAATTGCCCAAGCAATTCAAAATCCTGAATACAATGGTTACTACCTCAACCGCCAAGTCTTTTTCTTAGGGACATGGATTCGCCATGGCGGTAAATATCCCGATTGGAATTTGCGTTTGTTTAAACACAAAAAAGGTCGCTACGAAAACCTTAACACTGAGGATATTCCCAACACTGGTGATAACGAAGTTCATGAACACGTTATTTTAGATGGGAAAGTGGGATATCTGAAAAATGATATGATACATGAGGATTTCCGTGACCTTTATCACTGGATAGAACGGCATAATCGTTATTCCAATTGGGAGGCTCGTGTCTATCTTAATCTGCTTACAGGTAAAGATGACAGCGGTACCATTGGCGCGAATCCTTTTGGTGATGCCGTGCAACGCAAGCGTTTTTTGAAAAAACTATGGGTACGACTGCCATTTAAACCATTTTTGCGGTTTGTTTTGTTCTACATTATTCAACGTGGCTTTTTAGATGGCAAAGCAGGATATATTTATGCACGGCTTTTAAGTCAATATGAGTATCAAATAGGCGTCAAACTCTACGAATTACGCAAATATGGTGGACAGCTTAATACCACATCCACGTCCACATCCACCCCCGTTGCTGAAAAACCTTCTCTTTCTCAAGAAGTAGGGCAGACGGTGCTTTAG
- the hpsU gene encoding hormogonium polysaccharide biosynthesis acetyltransferase HpsU, whose translation MTNDEPFVDLRKYDQSWFDRGRAGWYILLWWFIQAIAFPLTPHPFNNLRCALLRLFGARIGKGVLIRPTARFTYPWKVTIGDYSWIGDDVILYSLDNINIGEHCVISQKSYLCTGSHDITDPAFRLKTASITIGNGAWIAADCFIGLGVQIRANAVIGARSSVFSDMPSGQVCWGNPCVPRYPRKKG comes from the coding sequence ATGACGAATGACGAACCTTTTGTAGATTTACGTAAATATGACCAATCCTGGTTTGACCGAGGGCGAGCAGGTTGGTATATTTTGTTATGGTGGTTTATACAGGCGATCGCCTTTCCCCTGACTCCTCACCCATTCAATAATCTGCGCTGTGCCCTGCTGCGTTTGTTTGGCGCTCGTATTGGTAAAGGTGTATTAATTCGACCTACTGCCCGCTTCACCTATCCTTGGAAAGTCACAATTGGCGACTACAGCTGGATTGGAGATGATGTCATTTTATACAGTCTTGATAATATCAACATTGGTGAACACTGCGTCATTTCTCAAAAGAGTTACCTGTGTACTGGTAGCCATGATATAACAGACCCAGCCTTTAGGTTGAAAACGGCAAGTATCACCATTGGCAATGGAGCTTGGATTGCTGCAGATTGCTTTATTGGATTGGGAGTGCAAATTCGAGCTAATGCCGTGATTGGCGCTCGTAGTAGTGTCTTTAGTGACATGCCCTCTGGGCAAGTTTGCTGGGGAAATCCCTGTGTTCCCAGGTATCCAAGGAAGAAGGGGTGA
- a CDS encoding CAP domain-containing protein has product MSHKCQRILPQIFSVFGITLLALFIPSCEQAIEYLPPLPELPTGKPQKPPVLSQTSATAKIEAAVRQNINDVRVKYGLKPLQNNDKLAEVARRYSRQMAEKNFFSHTGADGSTLVQRVHARGISYWVVGENLFKSTNIPQPVPAAVEGWMESPGHRENILRPVFRETGIGVWRTGNTYYITQLFLRG; this is encoded by the coding sequence ATGAGTCACAAGTGTCAACGCATATTACCCCAAATATTTTCTGTTTTCGGGATAACACTGCTCGCACTTTTCATACCAAGCTGCGAACAGGCTATTGAGTATTTGCCACCTTTGCCTGAACTGCCAACAGGCAAACCTCAAAAGCCCCCAGTTCTCAGCCAAACTTCTGCAACTGCCAAAATTGAGGCAGCAGTTAGGCAAAACATTAACGATGTGCGCGTTAAATACGGATTGAAACCCCTACAAAATAACGATAAGCTAGCAGAGGTTGCCCGGAGATACAGTCGGCAGATGGCTGAAAAAAACTTCTTTAGCCACACTGGCGCAGATGGCAGTACCCTTGTCCAACGAGTACACGCGAGGGGCATTTCTTACTGGGTGGTGGGTGAAAATCTATTTAAAAGTACGAATATTCCTCAACCTGTACCTGCAGCGGTGGAAGGCTGGATGGAAAGCCCAGGACATCGAGAGAATATTCTGCGTCCTGTTTTTCGAGAGACTGGTATAGGTGTTTGGCGCACTGGTAATACTTACTACATTACACAATTGTTTTTGCGGGGTTAG
- a CDS encoding response regulator — translation MENLQNLDGLQLLVVDDDIDSVELIRAIFTSYYNVQVLTATCSEKAFQLITQFKPDILISDIAMPDEDGYVLMRKIRTHSDEQIRQIPAVALTALPPEESYNLAQDAGFTAHMPKPFDTDDLMTTVSNVVQYTRKCSTISDI, via the coding sequence ATGGAAAATTTGCAGAATTTGGATGGGTTGCAGTTGTTGGTAGTAGATGATGATATCGATTCTGTTGAGTTAATTAGGGCTATTTTTACATCATATTATAATGTGCAAGTCCTGACTGCAACATGTAGTGAAAAAGCATTTCAACTGATTACACAGTTTAAACCAGATATTCTCATTAGTGATATTGCCATGCCTGACGAGGATGGTTATGTACTAATGCGTAAAATTAGGACTCATTCAGACGAACAAATCAGACAAATTCCGGCTGTCGCTTTAACAGCGCTCCCACCAGAAGAGTCATATAATTTAGCACAAGATGCAGGCTTTACTGCACATATGCCAAAACCTTTTGATACTGATGATTTGATGACAACTGTTAGTAATGTTGTTCAATACACAAGAAAATGTAGCACCATCAGTGATATCTAG
- a CDS encoding response regulator: protein MQSSQRRRILVVDDFALNVFLLQTALEAEGYEVDTATNGSLALAKIEASPPDLLLVDVIMPGMNGYELTRNIRQNEKLPFIPILLVTGTEEASVIKELDIGSDDFIRKPINFDKLLARIQACWN from the coding sequence ATGCAATCTTCTCAGCGTCGTCGAATATTGGTTGTGGATGATTTTGCGCTCAATGTATTTTTGCTTCAAACTGCTCTAGAAGCAGAGGGTTATGAAGTTGATACAGCAACAAATGGGAGTTTGGCTTTAGCTAAGATAGAGGCTTCGCCACCAGATTTATTGTTGGTAGATGTGATAATGCCTGGGATGAACGGTTATGAGTTAACCCGCAACATCCGCCAGAATGAGAAGTTACCTTTTATTCCCATTCTGCTAGTTACTGGGACTGAAGAGGCTAGTGTTATAAAAGAATTGGACATAGGATCAGACGATTTTATCCGCAAGCCCATTAATTTTGATAAATTACTGGCACGAATTCAGGCGTGCTGGAACTAA